A section of the Ornithinimicrobium sufpigmenti genome encodes:
- a CDS encoding carbohydrate ABC transporter permease has translation MAASATPTGEEVQTPAAYEGTTSRRPTTHGRLTPWLFLAPYLTLFTVFVIAPIVYGAWISLHRYDYTLPGKPFVGLDNYLTLLRPGSITFDIFWDSMQATVIFTVTSVPLLLVIPLLVALVMNRSFPGRNVFRAVFFAPYVLGVAVVAVLWRYLLDRNIGLVNYYLDAIGLPGDIAWTTSVPAAWVALVGVTVWWTLGFNAVIYLAGLQDIPRELYESARVDGANGWQQFRHVTLPGLRPVLSFVTMVTIIASVNMFGQSYLMTEGGPGRATRTAIYQIAETGLRNYQMGSASAMSYVLTVFLMLLSLGVFWLFRERKG, from the coding sequence GTGGCGGCGTCCGCCACCCCGACCGGGGAGGAGGTCCAGACCCCGGCGGCGTACGAGGGCACCACGTCGCGGCGCCCGACCACCCACGGGCGCCTCACGCCCTGGCTGTTCCTCGCCCCCTACCTGACGCTCTTCACCGTCTTCGTCATCGCGCCGATCGTGTATGGGGCATGGATCAGCCTGCACCGGTACGACTACACGCTGCCGGGGAAGCCGTTCGTCGGTCTGGACAACTACCTGACCCTGCTCCGGCCGGGCTCCATCACCTTCGACATCTTCTGGGACTCGATGCAGGCGACGGTGATCTTCACCGTCACGAGCGTCCCGCTGCTGCTGGTGATCCCGTTGCTCGTCGCGTTGGTGATGAACAGGTCCTTCCCGGGACGCAACGTCTTCCGGGCCGTGTTCTTTGCCCCGTACGTGCTCGGCGTGGCGGTGGTGGCCGTGCTGTGGCGCTACCTGCTCGACCGCAACATCGGGCTGGTCAACTACTACCTCGACGCCATCGGCCTCCCCGGGGACATCGCCTGGACCACCTCGGTCCCAGCCGCCTGGGTGGCCCTGGTGGGCGTGACCGTGTGGTGGACGCTCGGCTTCAACGCGGTGATCTACCTCGCCGGGCTGCAGGACATCCCCCGGGAGCTCTACGAGTCGGCCCGCGTGGACGGTGCCAACGGCTGGCAGCAGTTCCGGCACGTGACGCTGCCCGGCCTGCGCCCCGTCCTCTCCTTCGTGACGATGGTCACGATCATCGCGTCGGTCAACATGTTCGGCCAGTCCTACCTGATGACCGAGGGCGGTCCGGGACGGGCCACCCGCACCGCCATCTACCAGATCGCCGAGACCGGGCTGCGCAACTACCAGATGGGCAGCGCCTCCGCCATGAGCTACGTCCTGACCGTCTTCCTCATGCTGCTGAGCCTGGGCGTCTTCTGGCTGTTCCGTGAGAGGAAGGGCTGA
- a CDS encoding glycoside hydrolase family 43 protein — MNDIPSTGPAAPAGHYRNPVHPGYFADPFVLRTSDPGLPRYVAYGTGGRHGDLVFEVLTASDLISWTLAGGALQALAPEAGTDYWAPEVAEADGRWWMYYSVGTGDVGHSMRVAVADSPLGPFHDCGVDLTPDERFAIDGHPFRDDDGTWYLFYARDVLDGTRVGTMLAVDVLETMTRLRGRPRTVLQPSADWQIFQRQRTIHGGVYDWHTLEGPAVVRRDGRYYCLYSGGSWEGEGYGMGYAVADHPLGPWQDPPGKTRLLATVPGKVLGPGHASVVRGPGDRDVLVYHAWDVEMTMRRMCIDPIRWGPSGPSVDGPTWEPVRLDRVR, encoded by the coding sequence GTGAACGACATCCCCTCCACGGGGCCCGCCGCGCCGGCCGGGCACTACCGCAACCCGGTCCATCCGGGCTACTTCGCGGACCCGTTCGTGCTGCGCACCTCCGACCCGGGTCTGCCGAGGTATGTGGCCTACGGCACCGGGGGCCGCCACGGTGACCTCGTCTTCGAGGTGCTCACCGCCTCGGACCTCATCTCCTGGACCCTGGCCGGCGGAGCGCTGCAGGCCCTGGCACCCGAGGCAGGGACCGACTACTGGGCCCCCGAGGTGGCGGAGGCCGACGGCCGCTGGTGGATGTACTACTCCGTCGGCACGGGCGACGTGGGCCACTCCATGAGGGTCGCCGTCGCCGACAGCCCCCTGGGTCCCTTCCACGACTGCGGGGTCGACCTCACCCCGGACGAGCGGTTCGCCATCGACGGCCACCCCTTCCGCGACGATGACGGCACCTGGTACCTGTTCTACGCCAGGGACGTCCTGGACGGCACCCGGGTCGGGACCATGCTGGCCGTCGACGTCCTGGAGACGATGACCCGCCTTCGCGGCCGGCCCCGCACGGTCCTGCAGCCCAGCGCCGACTGGCAGATCTTCCAGCGGCAGCGCACCATCCACGGCGGGGTCTACGACTGGCACACGCTCGAGGGGCCGGCGGTCGTGCGCCGGGACGGTCGCTACTACTGCCTGTACTCCGGCGGTTCCTGGGAGGGTGAGGGATACGGCATGGGGTATGCCGTGGCCGACCACCCCCTCGGGCCCTGGCAGGACCCGCCGGGCAAGACGCGGCTGTTGGCGACTGTGCCGGGCAAGGTGCTGGGTCCTGGGCACGCCTCCGTGGTCCGCGGACCCGGTGACCGGGACGTCCTCGTCTACCACGCCTGGGACGTGGAGATGACCATGCGCCGGATGTGCATCGACCCGATCCGTTGGGGCCCGTCGGGACCGTCGGTGGACGGGCCCACGTGGGAGCCGGTGCGCCTGGACCGGGTGCGGTAG
- a CDS encoding FUSC family protein, protein MSRVHRLLRRRVPIVAVKAALASGVAYYLGSLLPEPLDGYSYYAALGAFTVVGLVLVDSVKESLQVFGAVTLGVAIAVGVEALTFANPVTVAVTIAVGVLLGSARLFGAQRTWTPMAALFVLATGGPEPGAMALGYVVQIPLGAVVGVIVNVVLFAPLGEDDLQTAVADVQDRLAVQMRSYAAILRDQNGDGTREGTATRDAGQALGAVGEDTEGVGEVTEEATETEAAARRGEVVHANVVELEQAQAKLRSAIIEARRAMRGNPRARLRQSRATRELDRAEALSRCAATLMAVGVVLGQSAPALSEEGIVLRRRSATALDQAADVFAHPDAARAEPQVVQRSRESLESVLEHSRVMPSRDGLDDVLFGALALAIRECLRTFTREVAEIVVTEADGSS, encoded by the coding sequence ATGTCCCGCGTGCACCGGCTCCTGCGACGACGCGTGCCCATCGTCGCCGTCAAGGCCGCGCTGGCCAGCGGGGTCGCCTACTACCTGGGCTCCCTGCTGCCGGAACCCCTGGACGGCTACAGCTACTACGCCGCCCTCGGCGCCTTCACCGTTGTCGGGCTGGTCCTGGTCGACTCCGTCAAGGAGTCCTTGCAGGTCTTCGGCGCCGTCACCCTGGGCGTGGCCATCGCGGTGGGCGTGGAGGCGCTGACCTTCGCCAACCCCGTCACGGTCGCGGTCACGATCGCTGTAGGGGTGCTGCTGGGCTCCGCTCGGTTGTTCGGGGCACAGCGCACCTGGACCCCGATGGCCGCGCTCTTCGTGCTGGCCACCGGCGGGCCGGAACCTGGGGCGATGGCCCTGGGGTATGTCGTCCAGATCCCGCTCGGAGCTGTCGTCGGCGTCATCGTCAACGTGGTCCTCTTCGCGCCGCTCGGCGAGGACGACCTGCAGACCGCGGTGGCGGACGTGCAGGACCGGCTCGCGGTGCAGATGCGCAGCTACGCCGCGATCCTGCGCGACCAGAACGGCGACGGGACCAGGGAGGGGACCGCGACCCGTGACGCGGGGCAGGCCCTCGGCGCCGTGGGTGAGGACACGGAGGGCGTGGGTGAGGTCACGGAGGAGGCAACGGAGACCGAGGCCGCGGCCCGTCGAGGCGAGGTGGTGCACGCCAACGTGGTGGAGCTGGAGCAGGCGCAGGCCAAGCTCCGGTCGGCGATCATCGAGGCGCGGCGAGCCATGCGCGGCAACCCCCGGGCCAGGCTGCGTCAGTCGCGTGCCACCCGGGAGCTGGACCGCGCCGAGGCGCTCAGCCGGTGTGCCGCCACGCTCATGGCGGTCGGTGTGGTCCTGGGTCAGTCGGCCCCAGCCCTGAGCGAGGAGGGCATCGTGCTGCGCCGGCGTTCGGCCACCGCGCTGGACCAGGCCGCGGACGTCTTCGCCCACCCCGACGCCGCCCGTGCGGAGCCGCAGGTGGTGCAGCGGAGCCGGGAGAGCCTGGAGAGCGTGCTCGAGCACTCCCGGGTCATGCCCTCCCGGGACGGCCTGGACGACGTCCTCTTCGGCGCACTGGCCCTGGCGATCCGCGAATGCCTGCGCACCTTCACCCGGGAGGTCGCCGAGATCGTGGTCACCGAGGCCGACGGCAGCTCCTGA
- a CDS encoding carbohydrate ABC transporter permease: MSLETDPDRLEAGQIRGTTDAPPPAEDRSAGQGRGAGRKVLTYAVLIVLALIFISPLIFMVVTSFKTRAEAGAIPPSWIPNPFTTQAYETILNASGTPVLRWFGNSMLAALANAAIVVTTSALAAYALARMRFAGQRIVFGLIIATLFVPPVILIIPNYLIVGELGWLNTLLAVIVPTAASAFGVFFMRQFFLGIPVELEEAARLDGANQWQTFWRVVLPLSRPALATLALLSFLTNWNDFLWPIYVLFSPEIQTLPAGLSTLQSANAVRYDLLMAGAVVASVPVLVLFVFLQRYLIEGVARSGLKG; this comes from the coding sequence ATGAGCCTGGAGACCGACCCAGACCGGCTGGAGGCGGGCCAGATACGCGGGACGACCGACGCACCGCCACCGGCCGAGGACCGCTCGGCCGGCCAGGGCCGAGGTGCGGGCCGCAAGGTGCTGACCTACGCCGTGCTCATCGTGCTGGCGCTGATCTTCATCAGCCCCCTGATCTTCATGGTGGTCACCTCGTTCAAGACCCGCGCCGAAGCCGGGGCCATCCCGCCCTCGTGGATCCCCAACCCCTTCACCACCCAGGCCTACGAGACCATCCTGAACGCCTCGGGAACCCCCGTCCTCCGCTGGTTCGGCAACAGCATGCTCGCCGCGCTGGCCAACGCCGCCATCGTCGTGACGACGTCCGCCCTGGCCGCCTACGCGCTGGCGCGGATGCGCTTCGCCGGCCAACGGATCGTCTTCGGCCTCATCATCGCCACCCTCTTCGTTCCGCCGGTCATCCTCATCATCCCCAACTACCTGATCGTCGGAGAGCTCGGCTGGCTGAACACGCTGCTCGCCGTCATCGTGCCGACGGCGGCCTCGGCCTTCGGCGTGTTCTTCATGCGCCAGTTCTTCCTGGGGATCCCCGTTGAGCTCGAGGAGGCCGCCCGGCTGGACGGGGCCAACCAGTGGCAGACCTTCTGGCGGGTCGTGCTGCCGCTGTCCAGGCCGGCGCTGGCCACGCTCGCGCTGCTGTCCTTCCTGACGAACTGGAACGACTTCCTGTGGCCGATCTACGTGCTGTTCAGTCCGGAGATCCAGACGCTGCCGGCCGGCCTGTCGACGCTGCAGTCGGCCAACGCGGTCCGCTACGACCTGCTCATGGCCGGAGCGGTGGTGGCCAGCGTCCCGGTCCTGGTCCTGTTCGTCTTCCTCCAGCGCTACCTCATCGAGGGCGTGGCCCGCTCCGGACTGAAGGGCTGA
- a CDS encoding hemerythrin domain-containing protein, with protein sequence MTTLSADQPPLSLAQQDPAALGGRLSVLYRQRADHIRLEELLRQLDATPLAGQRPILLDLYRLVFPHAFAEESVLWPVLRRVLPEGEELTLQVEQEHQEVNEVVSRLEDLEITDPRREPLLQRLAGLLREDVRDEEDELLPGLQQQLTLGQLRRLGLLWEVVRRVSPTRAHPVVARRPPGNVVAALPLTAIDRTRDLLERVALRRAPALASWLAALDQELGRAARRVERLPIMRAGEHASTRVEAAGGSRTGGHAVGTDRG encoded by the coding sequence ATGACCACGCTGTCGGCGGACCAACCGCCCCTGTCCCTCGCCCAGCAGGACCCGGCTGCCCTCGGGGGACGGCTCAGCGTGCTGTACCGCCAGCGTGCCGACCACATCCGTCTGGAGGAGCTCCTCCGCCAGCTGGACGCGACCCCGCTGGCCGGGCAGCGACCGATCCTGCTCGACCTCTACCGCCTCGTCTTCCCGCACGCCTTCGCCGAGGAGTCCGTCCTGTGGCCGGTGCTGCGCCGCGTCCTGCCCGAGGGGGAAGAGCTGACCCTCCAGGTCGAGCAGGAGCACCAGGAGGTCAACGAGGTCGTCTCGCGGCTGGAGGACCTGGAGATCACGGACCCTCGACGTGAACCGCTGCTGCAGCGGCTGGCCGGCCTGCTGCGCGAGGACGTCCGTGACGAGGAGGACGAGCTGCTGCCCGGGCTGCAGCAGCAGCTCACCCTGGGCCAGCTGCGCCGGCTGGGCCTGCTCTGGGAGGTCGTCCGGCGGGTCTCCCCCACCCGGGCCCATCCCGTCGTGGCCCGCAGACCGCCCGGCAACGTGGTGGCGGCGCTGCCGCTGACCGCCATCGACCGGACGAGGGACCTGCTGGAGCGGGTGGCCCTGCGCAGGGCACCCGCCCTCGCGAGCTGGCTGGCCGCCCTCGACCAGGAGCTCGGACGCGCGGCGCGCAGGGTGGAACGGCTCCCGATCATGCGCGCGGGCGAGCACGCGTCCACGCGGGTCGAGGCGGCGGGCGGTTCCCGGACCGGCGGGCATGCGGTCGGCACGGACCGCGGATGA
- a CDS encoding ABC transporter substrate-binding protein yields the protein MTPRPGDGAEFTGDYTGPAVELAYWNGFTGGDGPFMQELVEQFMAEHENITVVPNTIQWADFYQRVPAAVNAGEGPDVGVMHLDQLATNAARNVIVPVDSIAEGLGLSADDFSEEVWEAGVYEDQRYGIPLDVHSLAMYYNTEHFEEAGITEVPTDEESFMAALDALQEAGYENPFWMPNQWPGHLMYLSLAWQNGAEVYAEDGSAADFASPEALEGAEWQRSIIEEGYSPSDVAIDSQYAAFKNGENSITWDGIWQINDLEESGVPYEIAPVPTIFDEDAIWANSHNFFITKQATEDENKYQAAQVFIGWMSEQSAEWAGSGMIPARQSVRDSGVLDDAPQGVIAEQIETMRFLPPVPGLGGVQAEALEPALSEAILGRSEPATALERASEQATELMEQNLESFGG from the coding sequence GTGACACCCCGCCCGGGGGACGGGGCCGAGTTCACCGGTGACTACACCGGCCCGGCCGTGGAGCTGGCCTACTGGAACGGCTTCACGGGCGGTGACGGCCCGTTCATGCAGGAGCTGGTCGAGCAGTTCATGGCCGAGCACGAGAACATCACCGTGGTCCCCAACACCATCCAGTGGGCGGACTTCTACCAGCGGGTGCCGGCCGCGGTGAACGCCGGCGAGGGCCCGGACGTCGGGGTCATGCACCTGGACCAGCTCGCGACCAACGCCGCCCGCAACGTCATCGTCCCCGTCGACAGCATCGCCGAGGGGCTCGGGCTCAGCGCCGACGACTTCAGCGAGGAGGTCTGGGAGGCCGGCGTCTACGAGGACCAGCGCTACGGCATACCGCTGGACGTCCACTCCCTGGCGATGTACTACAACACCGAGCACTTCGAGGAGGCGGGGATCACCGAGGTCCCGACCGACGAGGAGTCGTTCATGGCGGCGCTCGACGCGCTGCAGGAGGCGGGGTACGAGAACCCGTTCTGGATGCCCAACCAGTGGCCTGGCCACCTCATGTACCTCTCGCTCGCCTGGCAGAACGGTGCGGAGGTCTACGCGGAGGACGGCTCGGCGGCCGACTTCGCCTCCCCTGAGGCGCTGGAGGGCGCAGAGTGGCAGCGGTCGATCATCGAGGAGGGGTACAGCCCCTCCGACGTGGCGATCGATTCCCAGTACGCAGCCTTCAAGAACGGCGAGAACTCCATCACCTGGGACGGGATCTGGCAGATCAACGACCTGGAGGAGTCCGGGGTGCCCTACGAGATCGCCCCCGTCCCGACGATCTTCGACGAGGACGCCATCTGGGCCAACTCGCACAACTTCTTCATCACCAAGCAGGCGACGGAGGACGAGAACAAGTACCAGGCGGCGCAGGTGTTCATCGGCTGGATGAGCGAGCAGTCGGCCGAGTGGGCCGGCTCCGGCATGATCCCCGCGCGTCAGTCCGTGCGCGACAGCGGCGTGCTCGACGACGCTCCCCAGGGCGTCATCGCCGAGCAGATCGAGACGATGCGCTTCCTGCCGCCCGTGCCCGGGCTGGGTGGGGTGCAGGCGGAGGCTCTGGAGCCGGCGCTCAGCGAGGCGATCCTGGGTCGCAGCGAGCCGGCGACGGCCCTGGAGCGGGCGAGCGAGCAGGCGACCGAGCTGATGGAGCAGAACCTCGAGAGCTTCGGAGGCTGA
- a CDS encoding glycoside hydrolase family 43 protein, translated as MHRLRRACALLALGTLAVLTACSASSTPEDSPAGTAQDESAATTGTGTPADQNPVINDDFPDPDVLEVDGVYYAYATNGNNQNVRVARSTDLVTWEQLGDALPELPSWVIPGKTWAPEVSAVGDGYVLYFTATNYQPTLQCIGTAVSTSPEGPFEVVGEGMLVCPEDEGGAIDAATFLDEDGTHYLLWKNDGNCCGLDTWLHLAPLATDGLSLDGPATRLVKQDQEWEGNLVEAPTLVERDGTYVLLYSANDYGGAGYAVGYATADAVTGPYTKDPEPLLASIGPSAEYVGPGGQDIVTGPDGQDYVVFHSWQGGTSYRGLNVLPLSWEEGSAGGDDPGVTPEVEGFD; from the coding sequence GTGCACAGGCTGAGGCGGGCCTGCGCACTGCTCGCGCTCGGGACGCTCGCGGTGCTCACGGCCTGCTCCGCGTCCTCGACACCCGAAGACTCCCCCGCCGGCACCGCCCAGGACGAGTCCGCAGCCACCACGGGCACGGGCACGCCGGCGGACCAGAACCCGGTCATCAACGACGACTTCCCCGACCCCGACGTGCTCGAGGTGGACGGCGTCTACTACGCGTACGCGACGAACGGCAACAACCAGAACGTCCGGGTGGCCAGGTCGACGGACCTGGTGACGTGGGAGCAGCTCGGGGACGCCTTGCCCGAGCTGCCGTCCTGGGTCATCCCGGGCAAGACCTGGGCGCCCGAGGTGAGCGCGGTCGGGGACGGCTACGTCCTGTACTTCACCGCGACCAACTACCAGCCGACCCTGCAGTGCATCGGCACGGCGGTGTCCACGAGCCCGGAGGGGCCGTTCGAGGTGGTGGGTGAGGGGATGCTGGTCTGCCCCGAGGACGAGGGTGGTGCCATCGACGCGGCGACCTTCCTCGACGAGGACGGCACCCACTACCTGCTCTGGAAGAACGACGGCAACTGCTGCGGCCTGGACACCTGGCTCCACCTGGCCCCGCTCGCGACCGACGGGCTCTCGCTGGACGGGCCCGCGACCCGGCTGGTGAAGCAGGACCAGGAGTGGGAGGGCAACCTGGTCGAGGCGCCGACGCTGGTGGAGCGCGACGGCACCTACGTGCTCCTCTACTCCGCCAACGACTACGGGGGCGCGGGGTATGCCGTGGGGTACGCGACCGCCGACGCGGTCACCGGGCCCTACACCAAGGACCCTGAGCCGCTCCTGGCCAGCATCGGGCCCTCGGCGGAGTATGTCGGGCCGGGCGGCCAGGACATCGTCACCGGGCCGGACGGGCAGGACTACGTCGTCTTCCACTCCTGGCAGGGCGGGACCAGCTACCGCGGCCTGAACGTGCTGCCTCTGTCGT